Below is a genomic region from Vibrio pomeroyi.
GAGGTGAGCACTTTCTGCGCCGAACGCTGAATACTCCAACTTTGTGGGGTCGCGTAATAGTCGTCAATAAACTGCATCACACTGGTGTGACTGGCTTTCTGGCCGTGCTTACTGCAACTGGCACCGTCGGCTATGCAGGCAACACTGCCTTTTAGCTCTTGCTCTACGCGAGTCTTCGGGTGTTTTACAATGATGGCGTCTTGGTTTTCATCACGTACGCCTTTATTCGAATAACCACCAAACTTCAAAGTCAGTTGGTTATTGGTTTCTGGCTTGATGACTTGTCCTTGGCTAAATGAAATCGTCATAACTGGTCTTCTTCTTAACTGGTCGTTTTCTCATCTGCTTGAGAGCAAACCTGAGAAAGAACAAAAGCTCTAGCGAATGCAGAGCCTTTGAACGAAGTAACCGAGTGTCGCAAGCCCGGTTACTTCTCCCGATTCAATGAGTGGTTAGCTTGATACGTTAATCAAGGTCACGCTACCGTCGTCGTTTACTTCGGCAATTTGACCGTTGGGCTCTTCCATGAACATCAGAGTAACGAAACCAAGCACTGCTGTTGCAGCAATCACTAAGAAGAAAGTCTGGTAGCTTACGAATGAAAGCACCGTTAGGTAAACTACCGCACCCACATTACCGTAAGCACCTGTCATACCTGCAATCTGGCCTGTCATACGACGCTTAATCAGTGGCACTGTCGCAAACACCGCACCTTCACCCGCTTGTACGAAGAAAGAACACGCCATTGCAGCAACAACCGCTAGCCATACAGGCCATGTGCTGTCTACTTGACCCATTGCAAAGTAACCCACAGCCAAACCTGCTGTTAGGATAAGAAGCGTTGGTTTACGACCGAATTTGTCTGAAATCCAACCGCCACCTGGACGAGACATCAAGTTCATGAAGGCGTATGCCGAAGCCACCATACCTGCAAGAACTGGCGTTAATTCAAAGGTTTCAGAGAAGAACAGAGGCAACATAGAAACTACCGCTAGTTCAGAACCAAAAGTCGCAAAGTACAGAACGTTCAGTACAGCAACTTGCTTAAATTTGTACTGGTGAATCTCTGGCACTTCTTCTTTAAATACGTTCTTGTTTACTTTCCAAACCTGAGACACTTCGTAAACATACAGGGCAGCAAGTACTGCATACACGCCGTAAACCGCTGTGTCTGAAAGCATGCCAATACCTGATGGAGACAGTTTCCAAGCCAGTAGAGCCAGTGCCGCGTACATAGGGATCTTCATGAAGAGTAGAAAGAAAAAGTCACCGTTAGACGTCACTTCCATTGCTGTTACTTGAGCAGGCTTGAAGTAAGTAGAACCTTTTGGTGTGTCGGATACGTTTTTGTAGAACACCACTGAGAACAGTAGGCTCATTACACCTGTGATACCGACCGCATAACGCCAGCCATCTTCGCCACCAAATACTAATGCTAGGGTAGGAAGTGTGAATGCTGCAGCCGCTGAACCAAAGTTACCCCAACCACCGTAGATACCTTCTGCAGTACCTAATTCATTGTGTGGGAACCATTCAGAAACAAGACGAATACCAACCACGAAACCTGCACCGATGAAACCCAGTAGGAAACGAGCGATAGCGGCTTGAATGAAAGAATCAGCCAGTGCGAACATGAAACAAGGGATCGAACAGATCGCCAGTAGCAAGGAGTAAACGAGCCTTGGACCATAGCGGTCGGTGAGCATACCAATGGCGACACGCGCCGGAATGGTTAAGGCAACATTCAAGATAAGAAGGGTTTTGATCTCTTCAGTGGTCAATCCTAGGCTGGTTTTTACCATTTGTAGCAGGGGTGCAAAGTTAAACCACACTACAAACGTGATAAAGAAGGCCATCCAGCTGAGGTGTAAGACCTTCATCTTACCTGTAAACGAAAACAGCGAAAATTTTGAGTTATCCATGTTTTAAATCCTTTAAATATGGAAAGTGTTGAGGGCGTATTGACCTTTTAAGGTTAAATTTTGTTCGAGATAAAAGCGTTTTAATCGCGGCGAGGGAGATGTAGCCTAGCCATTCTAAGTAAATCTTCCTCAACAAAGAGTAAAACGCTTTTAGCCGAACCCTATGGGCAGTGTTTGCTGGTCTTTTCTACTGCGTTATCGGCTTCTCATGTAGGCCACTACACATCAAAGCCTCTGCC
It encodes:
- a CDS encoding NarK family nitrate/nitrite MFS transporter, which codes for MDNSKFSLFSFTGKMKVLHLSWMAFFITFVVWFNFAPLLQMVKTSLGLTTEEIKTLLILNVALTIPARVAIGMLTDRYGPRLVYSLLLAICSIPCFMFALADSFIQAAIARFLLGFIGAGFVVGIRLVSEWFPHNELGTAEGIYGGWGNFGSAAAAFTLPTLALVFGGEDGWRYAVGITGVMSLLFSVVFYKNVSDTPKGSTYFKPAQVTAMEVTSNGDFFFLLFMKIPMYAALALLAWKLSPSGIGMLSDTAVYGVYAVLAALYVYEVSQVWKVNKNVFKEEVPEIHQYKFKQVAVLNVLYFATFGSELAVVSMLPLFFSETFELTPVLAGMVASAYAFMNLMSRPGGGWISDKFGRKPTLLILTAGLAVGYFAMGQVDSTWPVWLAVVAAMACSFFVQAGEGAVFATVPLIKRRMTGQIAGMTGAYGNVGAVVYLTVLSFVSYQTFFLVIAATAVLGFVTLMFMEEPNGQIAEVNDDGSVTLINVSS